A genomic window from Triticum urartu cultivar G1812 chromosome 7, Tu2.1, whole genome shotgun sequence includes:
- the LOC125524206 gene encoding uncharacterized protein LOC125524206, with the protein MRRPLFERIVHALGEWSPEFTQRKDALDRDGLSPLQKCTSAIHQLAYGTPADALDEYLKIAECTSIKCLKLFVKGVVHIFGDEYMRKPNVNDVQRLLDIGESRGFPGMLGSLDCMHWRWDKCPMEWKGQFTSGYKGVPTLILEAVTSQNLWIWHAFFGVAGSNNDINVLNQSTLFLEQLKGQAPRVNYNVNEKEYQLGYYLVDGIYPEWAAFVKSIPMAQTEKQRLFAKHQEGARKDVERAFGVLQARWSILRRPARLYDRGDLHHIMLACIILHNMIVEDEKEEAGNMLDLNEEAGSSIVFPSVFTHGDMPIFAEVLQRDARIRNRPMHKALKNDLIEHIWRKFGRR; encoded by the coding sequence ATGAGAAGGCCCCTTTTCGAGCGTATCGTACATGCACTAGGAGAGTGGTCTCCAGAGTTCACGCAAAGGAAAGATGCTCTTGACCGTGATGGACTATCTCCATTGCAGAAATGCACATCAGCTATTCACCAATTGGCATATGGTACTCCCGCGGACGCTCTCGATGAGTACCTGAAGATTGCCGAGTGCACATCAATTAAGTGCTTAAAGCTGTTCGTCAAAGGCGTGGTTCATATATTTGGTGATGAGTATATGCGAAAACCCAATGTCAACGATGTGCAGCGCTTACTTGATATTGGAGAGAGTCGTGGGTTTCCTGGCATGTTAGGAAGCCTCGACTGTATGCACTGGCGTTGGGACAAATGTCCCATGGAGTGGAAGGGACAATTCACCAGTGGGTATAAAGGCGTCCCTACTCTTATTCTAGAGGCGGTTACTTCTCAGAATCTTTGGATATGGCATGCATTTTTTGGTGTTGCTGGATCcaacaatgacatcaacgtgcttaATCAGTCGACGTTGTTCCTTGAGCAACTGAAAGGGCAAGCTCCTCGAGTGAACTATAATGTCAACGAGAAGGAATATCAACTTGGTTATTACCTTGTAGATGGAATATACCCAGAGTGGGCAGCATTCGTGAAGTCGATACCGATGGCTCAAACAGAAAAACAGAGGTTGTTTGCTAAACATCAAGAAGGTGCAAGGAAGGATGTGGAACgtgcatttggtgtgctccaggCGCGATGGTCTATTTTACGGCGCCCGGCACGTTTATATGACCGGGGCGATCTCCATCATATTATGTTAGCCTGCATCATTCTACACAACATGATAGTTGAGGATGAAAAAGAAGAGGCGGGGAATATGCTTGATTTGAATGAGGAAGCAGGCTCATCAATTGTTTTCCCATCAGTATTTACTCATGGTGACATGCCAATATTTGCCGAGGTACTTCAAAGAGATGCTAGAATTCGTAATCGTCCGATGCATAAGGCTCTAAAAAATGATTTGATTGAGCATATATGGAGAAAGTTTGGGCGACGATAG